Proteins encoded by one window of Arachis ipaensis cultivar K30076 chromosome B04, Araip1.1, whole genome shotgun sequence:
- the LOC107636081 gene encoding putative stilbene synthase 2, giving the protein HLIFCTTSGVALPGVDYELIVLLGLDPSVKRYMMYHQGCFAGGTVLRLAKDLAENNKDARVLIVCSENTSVTFRGPSETDMDSLVGQALFADGAAAIIIGSDPIPEVENPIFEIVSTDQKLVPGSHGAIGGLLREVGLTFYLNKSVPDIISQNINDALSKAFDPLGISDYNSIFWIAHPGGRAILDQVEQKVNLKPEKMKATRDVLSNYGNMSSACVFFIMDLMRKRSLEGKLKTTGEGFDWGVLFGFGPGLTIETVVLRSVTI; this is encoded by the coding sequence CATTTGATCTTTTGCACTACCAGCGGCGTTGCGTTGCCCGGCGTTGATTACGAACTCATCGTACTCTTAGGGCTCGACCCAAGCGTCAAGAGGTACATGATGTACCACCAAGGCTGCTTCGCTGGTGGCACTGTCCTTCGTTTGGCTAAGGATTTAGCTGAAAACAACAAGGATGCTCGTGTGCTTATTGTTTGTTCTGAAAATACTTCAGTCACTTTTCGTGGTCCTAGTGAGACAGACATGGACAGTCTTGTAGGGCAAGCATTGTTTGCCGATGGAGCTGCTGCAATTATCATTGGTTCTGATCCTATACCAGAGGTTGAGAATCCTATCTTTGAGATTGTCTCGACCGATCAAAAACTTGTCCCTGGCAGCCATGGAGCCATCGGTGGTCTCCTTCGTGAAGTTGGGCTTACATTCTATCTTAACAAGAGTGTTCCTGATATTATTTCACAAAACATCAACGACGCACTCAGTAAAGCTTTTGATCCATTGGGTATATCTGATTATAACTCAATATTTTGGATTGCACACCCTGGTGGACGTGCAATTCTGGACCAGGTTGAACAAAAGGTAAACTTGAAGCCAGAGAAGATGAAAGCCACCAGAGATGTGCTTAGCAATTATGGTAATATGTCAAGTGCATGTGTGTTTTTCATCATGGATTTGATGAGGAAGAGATCTCTTGAAGGCAAACTTAAAACTACTGGAGAAGGATTTGATTGGGGTGTGCTTTTTGGCTTTGGTCCTGGTCTCACTATTGAAACCGTTGTCCTTCGTAGCGTGACCATATAA